From a single Lentisphaera profundi genomic region:
- a CDS encoding polysaccharide biosynthesis protein, with the protein MCFTFYIAFIIRFDEKLPEYIHIYFKTLPFLIAIVFGTFIPMRQLSGMWRYYSIHDVWKTVLACFIAILIFSVLIKGEVFYKGSFSRTVLIAEFILLTGWCTGSRAFIRAFREKRRSYILKRREYISRVMICGSSLEADTLIRSCSKHFNGLFCGVFTEETDLAGRSIHGVPIYTGTYESLIQKVKNWDITDLHLLDPYNKPQAINDLLDLAAKAGISPKFRTIPSLKDLASGEISTSMIRDVDVIDLLGRDEAQLDRTKTSVLIKGHKILITGAGGSIGSELCRQILSYEPKLIVLFESSEIALYTIEKELRGQYPKAIIVPIAGDIRYKEEIKAAINKVNGIDLIYHAAAYKHVPLMESNPSAAFRNNVIGTSNLANIAEEMKVKRFVMISSDKAVRPSNIMGSTKRIAERILQEREFKGTEFVAVRFGNVLGSSGSVIPLFKKQIKEGKSITVTSPEMRRFFMTIPEAVDLVLMSGAIAQPSQIMVLEMGEAVKIYDLAVRLIELSGLTPHEDIKIEFCGLRPGEKEYEEILTEDENVIETEYDRIWLMQKDQNKQRGQSIDLNRIKELISINDLQEFKNLIHEYVPENTIK; encoded by the coding sequence GTGTGTTTTACTTTTTATATCGCCTTTATCATTCGATTCGATGAAAAACTACCTGAATACATTCATATATATTTTAAAACATTACCTTTTCTTATTGCTATTGTCTTTGGCACATTTATCCCCATGCGTCAATTATCGGGAATGTGGCGTTATTACAGTATTCATGACGTATGGAAAACTGTTCTAGCTTGTTTTATTGCCATTCTTATATTTTCTGTACTTATTAAAGGAGAAGTTTTTTATAAAGGCTCATTTTCAAGAACGGTACTGATTGCAGAGTTTATTCTATTAACGGGTTGGTGTACCGGGAGTCGTGCCTTTATACGAGCTTTTCGAGAAAAACGTCGATCCTATATACTCAAACGCCGAGAATACATTTCTCGTGTTATGATTTGTGGATCAAGCTTAGAAGCTGACACATTAATTCGTAGTTGTTCGAAACATTTTAATGGTCTATTTTGTGGTGTTTTCACTGAAGAAACTGATTTAGCAGGTCGCAGTATTCATGGTGTACCCATTTATACCGGTACTTACGAAAGCCTCATTCAAAAAGTCAAAAATTGGGATATAACTGATTTACACCTCTTAGATCCTTATAATAAACCACAAGCAATTAACGATTTGTTAGATCTCGCTGCTAAAGCAGGTATATCGCCGAAATTCAGAACTATCCCTTCATTAAAAGATCTAGCGAGTGGTGAAATTAGCACCTCAATGATTCGAGATGTTGATGTAATTGATCTACTCGGACGTGATGAAGCTCAATTAGATCGTACAAAAACCTCTGTATTAATTAAAGGTCATAAAATCCTGATTACTGGTGCAGGCGGCAGTATCGGATCTGAACTTTGTCGTCAAATTTTATCCTATGAACCTAAACTGATTGTGCTATTTGAGTCCTCCGAAATTGCCTTATATACCATTGAAAAAGAATTAAGAGGCCAATATCCTAAGGCCATTATTGTCCCCATTGCAGGTGATATCCGTTATAAGGAAGAAATTAAAGCGGCTATTAACAAAGTGAATGGTATCGACCTCATCTATCATGCTGCAGCTTATAAACACGTCCCCTTAATGGAATCTAACCCCAGTGCTGCCTTTAGAAATAATGTCATTGGGACTTCCAATTTAGCAAACATTGCAGAAGAAATGAAAGTGAAGCGTTTTGTTATGATATCATCCGACAAGGCGGTTCGTCCCTCAAATATTATGGGTTCCACTAAACGAATTGCTGAACGAATATTACAAGAGCGAGAATTTAAAGGAACAGAATTTGTCGCTGTTCGCTTTGGCAATGTTTTAGGTTCATCTGGCTCAGTTATTCCACTATTTAAGAAGCAAATTAAAGAAGGCAAGTCTATAACTGTAACTTCTCCTGAAATGAGACGCTTTTTCATGACCATTCCTGAGGCAGTAGATTTAGTACTCATGTCTGGGGCTATTGCTCAACCCTCACAAATCATGGTTCTCGAAATGGGCGAAGCCGTCAAGATATATGATCTTGCAGTTCGTTTAATCGAACTCTCTGGTTTAACACCGCATGAAGATATCAAAATAGAGTTTTGTGGCTTGCGACCAGGAGAAAAGGAATACGAAGAAATTCTCACTGAAGATGAAAATGTTATCGAAACGGAATATGATCGAATCTGGTTAATGCAAAAAGATCAAAATAAACAACGTGGACAGAGTATTGACTTAAATAGAATTAAAGAATTGATTTCTATTAATGATCTTCAAGAGTTCAAAAATTTGATACATGAATATGTACCTGAGAATACAATTAAGTAA
- the rfbA gene encoding glucose-1-phosphate thymidylyltransferase RfbA — protein sequence MKGIILAGGSGTRLHPVTLGVSKQLLPVYDKPMIYYPLSVLMLAGVRDILIITTPEDQLSFKRLLGDGSNFGIQLTYEVQPSPDGLAQAFIIGEDFIGKDSVALVLGDNIFYGSDLPKKLAKAIQQKQGATIFGYWVNDEVAKEFGIVDFDDKGTAISIEEKPSQPKSNYAVTGLYFYDNDVIGIAKNIKPSSRGELEITSINQEYLKRGDLNVDLLGRGYAWLDTGTHDSLLQASQFVQTLEHRQGLKIACLEEIALERKWLSANKVNEIADSLSKTTYGQYLKKLLKSVNKTSL from the coding sequence ATGAAAGGAATAATTTTAGCTGGTGGATCAGGTACTCGTTTACATCCTGTCACTCTAGGTGTATCTAAGCAGTTATTACCGGTCTATGATAAACCGATGATTTATTATCCCTTATCAGTTTTAATGCTAGCGGGGGTTAGAGATATTCTAATCATTACCACGCCAGAAGATCAGCTGAGCTTTAAGCGATTACTGGGTGATGGTTCAAATTTTGGCATACAATTGACTTATGAAGTTCAGCCGTCTCCAGATGGCTTGGCTCAAGCCTTTATCATCGGCGAAGACTTTATTGGAAAAGACTCTGTCGCTTTAGTGCTTGGAGATAATATTTTCTATGGTTCAGACTTACCGAAAAAACTAGCGAAGGCAATTCAACAAAAGCAAGGAGCTACAATTTTTGGTTATTGGGTGAATGATGAAGTCGCAAAAGAGTTTGGAATTGTAGATTTTGATGACAAGGGCACCGCCATTTCCATTGAAGAAAAACCAAGTCAACCAAAATCCAACTATGCCGTTACAGGACTCTATTTCTATGATAATGATGTCATTGGAATTGCTAAGAATATCAAGCCCTCGTCGCGTGGCGAATTAGAAATAACGAGTATCAATCAAGAATACCTCAAAAGAGGCGATTTAAACGTGGACTTATTAGGTCGTGGTTATGCCTGGTTAGATACAGGGACTCATGATAGCCTTTTACAGGCGAGTCAATTTGTACAAACTCTCGAGCACCGTCAAGGTCTAAAAATTGCTTGCTTAGAGGAAATTGCCTTGGAACGTAAGTGGCTTAGTGCAAATAAAGTCAATGAGATAGCGGATAGCTTAAGTAAAACAACTTATGGTCAGTACTTAAAAAAGTTATTAAAGTCTGTCAATAAAACATCTCTTTGA